One Pseudonocardia sediminis DNA window includes the following coding sequences:
- a CDS encoding DUF4032 domain-containing protein, with amino-acid sequence MTPPELTLRVPSPGLLALPWERPLEEWDVTDVPLRDIAVGPSRHLVRFVETDGCLWALKDLPERIARREYSVLRRLEDDGLHAVRPAGVVHQPDHDTSILVTRYLEGSWQYRRLFMRLPPNRPRHRARLFDAMAGLLVELHRHGVFWGDCSLANTLFMRDGQILQAYLVDAETSEVHPSLSNGQREHDLDILVENVASGMIDLAVRLERPPEIYPQLIDEAQGIPDRYRALWDALHTAPTFAFGDRYRVESKIRELNDLGFAVEELNLAPVEGEAGQLRLNVAVGDRSFHSGHLRELTGLDVGEGQAIILLGDVRAHREWMARNAGTPVGERAAALSWLDDVLRPGMERAHAALGHVGTPVQAYCDLLEVRWILSERACADVGDAVALAALGGSAPTDSAAKMAVADATGRFRIAADDDEA; translated from the coding sequence ATGACACCGCCGGAGCTGACGCTGCGCGTCCCGTCGCCGGGCCTGCTGGCCCTGCCGTGGGAGCGCCCGCTGGAGGAGTGGGACGTCACCGACGTCCCGTTGCGCGACATCGCGGTCGGGCCGAGCCGGCACCTGGTCCGGTTCGTCGAGACCGACGGCTGCCTGTGGGCGCTCAAGGACCTCCCGGAGCGGATCGCGCGCCGCGAGTACTCGGTGCTGCGCCGCCTGGAGGACGACGGCCTGCACGCCGTGCGCCCGGCCGGCGTCGTGCACCAGCCCGACCACGACACGTCGATCCTCGTGACGCGCTACCTGGAGGGGTCCTGGCAGTACCGGCGGCTGTTCATGCGGCTGCCGCCGAACCGGCCCCGGCACCGCGCCCGTCTGTTCGACGCGATGGCCGGGCTGCTGGTCGAGCTGCACCGGCACGGGGTGTTCTGGGGCGACTGCTCGCTGGCGAACACGCTGTTCATGCGCGACGGGCAAATCCTGCAGGCCTACCTCGTCGACGCCGAGACCAGCGAGGTCCACCCGAGCCTGTCGAACGGCCAGCGTGAGCACGACCTCGACATCCTGGTGGAGAACGTCGCCAGCGGGATGATCGACCTCGCGGTCCGGCTGGAGCGGCCGCCGGAGATCTACCCGCAGCTCATCGACGAGGCACAGGGCATCCCGGACCGCTACCGGGCGCTGTGGGACGCGCTGCACACGGCGCCGACGTTCGCGTTCGGCGACCGGTACCGGGTGGAGAGCAAGATCCGGGAGCTGAACGACCTGGGGTTCGCCGTCGAGGAGCTGAACCTGGCCCCGGTCGAGGGCGAGGCCGGGCAGCTGCGGCTCAACGTGGCGGTGGGGGACCGGAGCTTCCACTCCGGGCACCTGCGCGAGCTCACCGGTCTCGACGTCGGCGAGGGGCAGGCGATCATCCTGCTCGGCGACGTGCGGGCGCACCGGGAGTGGATGGCGAGGAACGCCGGGACCCCGGTCGGCGAGCGGGCGGCCGCGCTGAGCTGGCTCGACGACGTGCTCCGGCCGGGGATGGAACGTGCGCACGCGGCGCTGGGCCACGTCGGGACGCCGGTGCAGGCCTACTGCGACCTGCTGGAGGTGCGCTGGATCCTCAGCGAGCGCGCCTGCGCCGACGTCGGGGACGCCGTCGCGCTGGCCGCGCTGGGCGGGTCCGCGCCGACGGACTCGGCGGCGAAGAT
- a CDS encoding LacI family DNA-binding transcriptional regulator, with protein sequence MSTAVNLADVARIAGVSPATASRALSDHPHVAPATRARVWQVATDLEYVVSPEASRLAGGSTGRVAVVVPHLSRWFFGSVLEGLESVLRESDLDVLLYRVGDAAERHAFFDKLPARRKVDAVVVVGFSVGDDERRRLERIGVDIVAAGGQIASYPSVRIDDHAAGRQAVDHLIHLGHRRIAMIAANDPGEDAGHPAGRSSAYYAALADAGIGVDDRLVTTVDWGVEQGAEAMSALLGATSPPTAVFAHSDEVALGAVRTVRRAGLRVPEDVSVIGIDDHPLAALTDLSTVGQPVREQGEIAGRMVVAGLRGEEFERAVLVGTRLVIRGSTAPPRRVRRGGRRVDA encoded by the coding sequence GTGTCCACCGCGGTCAACCTGGCCGATGTCGCGCGGATCGCCGGGGTCTCGCCCGCGACCGCGTCCCGTGCGCTGAGCGACCACCCGCACGTCGCCCCGGCGACACGTGCCCGGGTCTGGCAGGTCGCGACCGATCTGGAGTACGTCGTCTCGCCCGAGGCGTCGCGTCTGGCCGGGGGCAGCACCGGCCGGGTCGCCGTCGTCGTGCCGCACCTGTCGCGATGGTTCTTCGGGTCCGTCCTGGAGGGACTGGAGTCGGTGCTGCGGGAGTCCGACCTGGACGTCCTGCTCTACCGGGTGGGCGACGCCGCCGAGCGGCACGCGTTCTTCGACAAGCTCCCGGCCCGTCGCAAGGTCGACGCGGTGGTGGTGGTCGGGTTCTCCGTCGGCGACGACGAGCGCCGCCGCCTGGAACGGATCGGGGTGGACATCGTGGCCGCCGGCGGGCAGATCGCGTCCTACCCCTCGGTGCGGATCGACGACCACGCCGCCGGGCGCCAGGCCGTCGACCACCTGATCCATCTCGGACACCGGCGGATCGCCATGATCGCCGCGAACGACCCCGGCGAGGACGCCGGGCATCCGGCCGGGCGGTCCTCGGCGTACTACGCGGCGCTGGCCGACGCCGGCATCGGCGTCGACGACCGGCTGGTGACCACCGTGGACTGGGGCGTGGAGCAGGGGGCGGAGGCGATGAGCGCGCTGCTCGGTGCGACGTCGCCGCCGACCGCGGTGTTCGCGCACTCCGACGAGGTGGCCCTCGGCGCCGTGCGCACGGTGCGACGGGCCGGGCTGCGGGTGCCCGAGGACGTCTCGGTGATCGGCATCGACGACCACCCGCTCGCCGCGCTGACCGACCTGTCCACGGTCGGCCAGCCGGTCCGCGAGCAGGGCGAGATCGCGGGCCGGATGGTCGTGGCGGGCCTGCGCGGCGAGGAGTTCGAGCGTGCCGTCCTCGTCGGGACCCGCCTGGTGATCCGGGGCAGCACGGCGCCGCCGCGCCGGGTCCGCCGCGGTGGGCGCAGGGTGGACGCGTGA
- a CDS encoding glycoside hydrolase family 13 protein: protein MTERALDDPAPWWRTAVVYEVYPRSFADGDGDGIGDIAGLRARLPHLVDLGVDAIWIAPWYPSPMADGGYDISDHCAIDPVFGTLDDADALIADAHAAGIRVIVDLVANHTSEEHPWFTAALAGEPGARARYHFADGRGPGGDEPPNDWISAFGGPAWTRVVEADGRPGPWYLHQFAPEQPDLNWDDPVVHEGFDAIITFWLDRGVDGLRLDAVPAMAKRPGLPDAGHGPDAIFDPAGWTDSPHWDVDEVHEILRRWRKIADSYDGDRMLVVEAVVHGPERLARYLRPDEAHTAFTFDYLRSPWDAGSLRTAIEDTLAALAPVGAAPTWVLSSHDETRHPTRFGRDDTGAAPMAADVSGRPVDLGLGARRARAAVLLTLALPGGAYLYQGEELGLPEVDDLPDDVLTDPAWERSGHTVRGRDGCRVPLPWEGAHPPFGFSPDGVAPWLPQPAGWSALTAAAQRETPGSMLRLYRAALHLRRSLDDLHTSSLTWCPATDGVLVFDRGAELRCVVNLSGAPVDVSADGTPLLSSESLVDGRLPGEATVWLRR from the coding sequence GTGACGGAGCGCGCGCTCGACGACCCCGCACCCTGGTGGCGCACCGCCGTCGTCTACGAGGTCTACCCCCGCAGCTTCGCCGACGGCGACGGCGACGGGATCGGCGACATCGCCGGCCTCCGCGCCCGCTTGCCGCACCTGGTCGACCTCGGCGTCGACGCGATCTGGATCGCCCCCTGGTACCCCTCCCCGATGGCCGACGGCGGCTACGACATCAGCGACCACTGCGCGATCGACCCGGTGTTCGGCACCCTCGACGACGCCGACGCCCTGATCGCCGACGCGCACGCCGCCGGGATCCGGGTGATCGTCGACCTGGTCGCGAACCACACCTCCGAGGAGCACCCCTGGTTCACCGCGGCACTGGCCGGGGAACCGGGTGCCCGCGCCCGCTACCACTTCGCCGACGGCCGCGGCCCCGGCGGCGACGAGCCCCCCAACGACTGGATCAGCGCGTTCGGCGGGCCGGCCTGGACCCGGGTCGTCGAGGCCGACGGCCGTCCCGGCCCGTGGTACCTGCACCAGTTCGCCCCCGAGCAGCCCGACCTGAACTGGGACGACCCGGTGGTGCACGAGGGCTTCGACGCGATCATCACGTTCTGGCTCGACCGCGGTGTCGACGGCCTGCGCCTCGACGCCGTCCCCGCGATGGCCAAGCGGCCCGGACTGCCCGACGCCGGGCACGGGCCGGACGCGATCTTCGACCCGGCGGGCTGGACGGACAGCCCGCACTGGGACGTCGACGAGGTGCACGAGATCCTCCGGCGCTGGCGCAAGATCGCCGACTCCTACGACGGCGACCGGATGCTCGTCGTCGAGGCGGTGGTGCACGGGCCGGAGCGGCTGGCCCGCTACCTGCGCCCGGACGAGGCGCACACCGCGTTCACCTTCGACTACCTGCGCTCCCCCTGGGACGCGGGCTCGCTGCGCACGGCGATCGAGGACACCCTGGCCGCGCTCGCACCGGTCGGGGCCGCGCCGACGTGGGTGCTCTCCAGCCACGACGAGACCCGCCATCCGACCCGCTTCGGCCGCGACGACACCGGCGCCGCCCCGATGGCCGCGGACGTGTCCGGACGCCCAGTCGACCTCGGCCTCGGCGCGCGGCGGGCCCGCGCCGCGGTGCTCCTGACGCTCGCGCTGCCCGGCGGCGCCTACCTCTACCAGGGCGAGGAGCTCGGCCTGCCCGAGGTCGACGACCTGCCCGACGACGTCCTCACCGACCCGGCGTGGGAGCGCTCCGGACACACCGTGCGCGGCCGGGACGGGTGCCGGGTGCCGCTGCCGTGGGAGGGCGCGCACCCGCCGTTCGGCTTCTCCCCCGACGGCGTCGCCCCCTGGCTCCCCCAGCCCGCCGGCTGGTCGGCACTGACCGCCGCCGCGCAGCGGGAGACGCCGGGGTCGATGCTGCGGCTCTACCGCGCGGCCCTGCATCTGCGCCGTTCGCTCGACGACCTGCACACGTCGTCGCTGACCTGGTGTCCCGCCACGGACGGCGTGCTCGTGTTCGACCGCGGCGCGGAACTGCGCTGCGTGGTGAACCTGTCCGGCGCCCCCGTCGACGTGTCCGCCGACGGGACCCCGCTCCTGTCCAGCGAGTCCCTCGTGGACGGACGACTCCCTGGCGAGGCGACCGTCTGGCTGCGACGATGA